A stretch of Paenibacillus mucilaginosus 3016 DNA encodes these proteins:
- a CDS encoding cysteine hydrolase family protein: protein MRALIVIDYTVDFVTGKLPVGEPALAIEGEIVRLTEEFLREGSEVVMAVDLHEEGDPYHPESRLFPPHNIRGTGGRDLYGKLQEVYEANRERIRWMDKTRYSAFCGTDLELRLRARGITELHLIGVCTDICVLHTAVDAYNKGFGITVHRGAVASFNPAGHEWALGHFEGSLGARVI from the coding sequence ATGAGAGCACTGATCGTGATTGATTATACGGTGGACTTCGTGACCGGCAAGCTGCCCGTCGGGGAGCCGGCCCTTGCGATCGAGGGGGAGATTGTCCGTCTGACCGAGGAATTTCTCCGGGAGGGGAGCGAAGTCGTGATGGCGGTCGACCTTCACGAGGAGGGGGATCCCTACCACCCCGAGAGCCGTCTGTTCCCGCCGCACAATATCCGCGGGACCGGCGGAAGAGACCTGTACGGGAAGCTGCAGGAGGTCTACGAAGCGAACCGGGAGCGGATCCGCTGGATGGATAAAACCCGGTACAGCGCCTTCTGCGGCACGGATCTGGAGCTGAGGCTGCGGGCGCGCGGCATCACCGAGCTTCACCTGATCGGTGTCTGCACGGACATCTGCGTGCTGCATACCGCTGTGGATGCCTACAATAAAGGCTTCGGCATCACCGTGCACCGGGGAGCGGTCGCGAGCTTCAACCCGGCAGGGCATGAATGGGCGCTGGGTCACTTCGAAGGATCATTGGGAGCCCGGGTCATCTAG
- a CDS encoding GNAT family N-acetyltransferase: MEALGGEIIGFVNGGRRREQDEDTEAELYALYLLEDMQGKGYGRALFGALVHHLAGHGYRALEVSVLDGNPAEAVYRHWGGQRTGSQQIRIGEVTREEIRLRWSRLDEFLSDGRLPE, encoded by the coding sequence ATGGAGGCCCTGGGCGGAGAGATCATCGGCTTCGTCAACGGAGGAAGGCGCAGGGAACAGGACGAAGACACCGAAGCGGAGCTGTACGCCCTCTATCTTCTCGAGGACATGCAGGGAAAAGGGTACGGCAGAGCGTTATTCGGGGCGCTCGTTCACCATTTGGCCGGGCATGGATACCGTGCGCTGGAGGTCAGCGTGCTGGACGGAAATCCGGCGGAAGCGGTCTACCGTCATTGGGGCGGACAGCGGACGGGGAGCCAGCAGATCCGGATCGGGGAAGTGACCCGGGAAGAAATCCGGCTTCGCTGGTCCAGACTGGACGAATTCCTGTCGGATGGGAGGCTCCCGGAGTGA
- a CDS encoding alkaline phosphatase encodes MKKNKIAKGIAVSGLLLSMVPAGISTAADDAAKTTQGQAPVSKNLIVLIGDGMGPAQVAAARYYSKTKLNQEHLNLDSYYVGQATTYADRGEDGGKVVSGVVTDSASAGTAFATGHKTYNAGISVSNEDVSLPYASVIEAAEKSGKATGLVTTARITHATPAVYASHVRSRDNENAIASQYLDSGVDVLFGGGKQFFVTKEEKGKRPDKSLLPDFQAKGYQLVENAEGLQSLTAKNSKALGLFGSSHVAYTPDRDASTPSLAAMTGKALEILSADEKGFAIMIEGGRIDHASHANDFPSTVQEVMDFDAAVKVAMDFAKKDGNTSVVITADHETGGLSLSRDNLYELNIDLWDKQKKSSEALIPLLTKATTIEEIKQIVADNTWITDLTDEEAQFILKGDGSSYKQEGAYNNVIAKRLLVGWSGHGHSAVDVGVWAYGPIADQVKGQIDNTQIAKASASVIGVDLAAAAAELQAKYLYPKFKITREGTVLYPAKALGEKLGAAVVWDEASRSVKLTKGSQSMTVSVETNKVQLNGQDAAYAANVDNGSLYLPLEAFNSLTGTSMTWDSLSERLVLK; translated from the coding sequence ATGAAAAAGAACAAGATCGCCAAAGGGATTGCCGTATCCGGACTGCTGCTGTCCATGGTGCCGGCTGGAATATCTACCGCTGCGGACGATGCGGCCAAGACGACGCAGGGCCAGGCGCCGGTGTCCAAGAATCTGATCGTGCTGATCGGCGACGGGATGGGCCCGGCCCAGGTGGCGGCCGCCCGGTATTATTCCAAGACGAAGCTGAACCAGGAGCACCTGAACCTCGACAGCTACTATGTGGGACAAGCCACGACATATGCCGACCGCGGCGAGGACGGGGGTAAGGTCGTTTCCGGCGTCGTAACGGACTCGGCATCCGCCGGGACGGCCTTTGCCACAGGCCACAAGACGTACAACGCGGGCATCTCCGTATCGAATGAGGATGTCTCGCTGCCGTATGCGTCCGTGATCGAGGCGGCCGAGAAGAGCGGCAAGGCGACGGGCCTGGTCACCACCGCCCGCATCACGCATGCCACGCCGGCGGTCTACGCCTCCCATGTGCGCTCCCGGGACAATGAGAACGCGATTGCTTCGCAGTACCTCGACAGCGGCGTGGACGTACTGTTCGGCGGAGGCAAGCAGTTCTTCGTGACGAAGGAGGAGAAGGGCAAGCGCCCCGATAAGAGCCTGCTGCCGGACTTCCAGGCGAAGGGCTACCAGCTGGTCGAGAATGCCGAGGGGCTGCAGTCCCTGACGGCCAAGAACAGCAAGGCGCTGGGCCTGTTCGGCAGCTCCCATGTCGCCTATACGCCGGACCGCGACGCTTCGACTCCGAGCCTCGCGGCCATGACGGGCAAGGCGCTCGAGATTCTCTCGGCGGACGAGAAGGGCTTCGCGATCATGATCGAGGGCGGCCGGATCGACCACGCGTCCCACGCCAACGATTTCCCGTCGACGGTGCAGGAGGTCATGGACTTTGATGCGGCGGTGAAGGTGGCGATGGATTTTGCCAAGAAGGACGGCAATACCTCGGTCGTGATTACGGCCGACCACGAGACGGGCGGTCTCTCTCTATCCCGGGACAACCTGTATGAGCTGAATATCGACCTGTGGGACAAGCAGAAAAAGTCCTCTGAAGCGCTCATTCCGCTGCTGACCAAAGCGACGACCATCGAGGAAATCAAGCAGATTGTAGCGGATAACACGTGGATTACCGACCTGACGGACGAAGAAGCCCAGTTCATCCTCAAAGGGGACGGCTCTTCCTACAAGCAGGAAGGCGCGTACAACAACGTGATCGCGAAGCGCCTCCTCGTCGGCTGGTCCGGTCACGGCCACTCCGCGGTAGACGTAGGGGTATGGGCATACGGTCCGATTGCCGACCAGGTGAAGGGCCAGATCGACAACACGCAGATTGCCAAGGCGAGCGCTTCGGTGATCGGCGTGGACCTGGCGGCAGCGGCAGCGGAGCTGCAGGCGAAGTACCTGTATCCGAAGTTCAAAATCACCCGCGAAGGTACGGTGCTGTATCCGGCGAAGGCGCTGGGCGAGAAGCTTGGCGCGGCCGTGGTCTGGGATGAAGCCTCCCGCAGCGTGAAGCTGACGAAGGGAAGCCAGAGCATGACCGTCAGCGTCGAGACGAACAAGGTGCAGCTGAACGGGCAGGACGCCGCCTATGCCGCCAACGTGGACAACGGTTCGCTGTACCTTCCGCTTGAAGCGTTCAACAGCCTTACCGGCACAAGCATGACTTGGGACTCGCTGTCCGAGCGGCTGGTTCTGAAATAA
- the helD gene encoding RNA polymerase recycling motor HelD, with protein MTIGREERVQEQQRLKAVLGEIRGRLEKLQEEAGGFKEDIVEIRKHFWDDVTINLDGAEEVYETFASLKQQAEVLSERERGHRRMQAQVRLLRRLQESPYFGRIDFREEGRDGTAEAVYIGTGSLLDEEGLAFLIYDWRAPVASMYYDHGPGPAAYVTPGGEIRGELERKRQYIIRDGQLRAVFDTGLTIGDELLQHVLGGASDSRMKSIVATIQREQNRIIRSEQSRLLLVEGAAGSGKTSAALQRIAYLLYRYRESLRADQIVLFSPNGMFSAYVSSVLPELGEDNMQQTTFQEYLDYRLAEDFRVEDPLDSLEYVYGESEGKTEELRLSGIAVKSQASFLEALQQYTDFLGREGGMKWRPLTFRDTVIVSGEEIDARFRALDPCQSIAGRLEQIAKELVRSAQAYMRSQLYADWVEEEMQTLDAEAYLKAYSRLQQRKRFSEETFDDFDREYEELAKALLQEYVTPLKRWIRRLKFLDIQGMYMALHADPLLRRAHLDPLAGNPAEVDGWCAYTVRRLEKGELPYEDAAPYLIFKESLEGFRMNLSVRHVFVDEAQDYTPLQWAYLRRLFPRSRWTVLGDPLQGIGAHLLGVREMNHPAVLAAPAETERIRLTRTYRSTRPIVEFTRTLLPGAEIEPFDREGPKPTLTVTGRESLAEEIRRRTEKVREAGHRTIAILCKNERESLEAYERLRDVMEVKRIGQHGGSFEPGVLVLPAYLAKGVEFDAVLMYDVSQERYGGERERKLLYTACTRAMHELHLFSCGEPSQLLQEAPSETYRVRNPLDNRHQ; from the coding sequence ATGACCATCGGCAGAGAAGAACGGGTGCAGGAGCAGCAGCGGCTGAAGGCTGTGCTGGGGGAGATCCGCGGCAGGCTGGAGAAGCTGCAGGAAGAAGCGGGCGGGTTCAAGGAAGATATCGTCGAGATCCGAAAGCACTTCTGGGACGATGTCACGATCAATCTCGACGGGGCGGAAGAAGTGTATGAAACGTTCGCCAGTCTGAAGCAGCAGGCGGAGGTGCTCTCGGAGCGGGAGCGGGGCCACCGGCGCATGCAGGCGCAGGTACGGCTGCTGAGACGTCTGCAGGAGTCGCCTTATTTTGGCCGGATCGACTTTCGCGAAGAGGGCAGGGACGGTACGGCGGAAGCGGTCTATATCGGCACGGGCTCGCTGCTGGACGAAGAAGGGCTCGCTTTCCTGATCTACGACTGGCGGGCGCCCGTCGCCTCCATGTACTACGATCACGGCCCCGGCCCCGCCGCCTATGTGACGCCGGGCGGTGAGATCCGGGGAGAGCTCGAGCGCAAACGGCAGTATATCATCCGGGACGGGCAGCTCCGGGCCGTCTTCGATACGGGCCTCACGATCGGCGATGAGCTGCTGCAGCATGTGCTGGGCGGCGCTTCCGACTCGCGGATGAAGAGCATCGTCGCCACGATCCAGCGGGAGCAGAACCGCATCATCCGCAGCGAACAAAGCCGTCTGCTCCTCGTGGAAGGAGCGGCCGGCAGCGGCAAAACGTCGGCGGCCCTGCAGCGGATCGCCTACCTGCTCTACCGGTACCGCGAATCGCTGCGGGCCGACCAGATTGTGCTTTTCTCCCCGAACGGGATGTTCTCCGCGTACGTGTCGTCGGTGCTGCCCGAGCTCGGGGAAGACAACATGCAGCAGACGACCTTCCAGGAATACCTGGACTACCGGCTTGCGGAGGACTTCCGTGTGGAAGACCCGCTCGATTCCCTGGAGTACGTCTACGGTGAGTCCGAGGGGAAGACGGAAGAACTGCGGTTATCCGGAATTGCCGTGAAGTCGCAAGCCTCCTTCCTGGAGGCCCTTCAGCAGTATACGGACTTCCTCGGCCGCGAGGGGGGCATGAAGTGGCGGCCGCTGACATTCCGCGATACCGTGATCGTGAGCGGGGAGGAGATCGATGCGCGGTTCAGGGCGCTGGACCCGTGCCAGTCGATTGCGGGCCGGCTTGAGCAGATCGCGAAGGAGCTTGTCCGGTCGGCGCAGGCCTACATGCGCAGCCAGCTTTATGCGGACTGGGTGGAGGAAGAGATGCAGACGCTGGATGCGGAAGCCTACTTGAAGGCGTACAGCCGGCTGCAGCAGCGCAAACGGTTCTCGGAGGAGACGTTCGATGATTTTGACCGGGAATATGAAGAGCTTGCGAAGGCTCTGCTGCAGGAATATGTCACGCCGCTCAAAAGGTGGATCCGCAGGCTGAAGTTCCTCGATATACAGGGGATGTACATGGCTCTGCATGCCGATCCGCTCCTCCGCCGTGCCCATCTGGATCCGCTCGCCGGGAATCCGGCGGAGGTTGACGGGTGGTGCGCTTATACGGTCCGACGGCTGGAGAAAGGGGAGCTGCCCTATGAGGATGCGGCCCCGTACCTGATCTTCAAGGAATCGCTGGAGGGCTTCCGTATGAACTTGTCGGTCCGTCATGTGTTCGTGGATGAGGCGCAGGATTACACGCCGCTGCAGTGGGCCTATCTGCGCCGCCTGTTCCCGCGCAGCCGGTGGACGGTGCTCGGTGATCCGCTTCAGGGGATCGGAGCCCACCTCCTGGGCGTGCGGGAGATGAATCACCCCGCTGTGCTGGCGGCCCCTGCCGAAACGGAGCGCATCCGGCTTACCCGGACCTACCGTTCGACCCGGCCGATCGTGGAGTTCACCCGGACGCTGCTTCCGGGCGCGGAGATCGAGCCCTTCGACCGGGAAGGGCCGAAGCCAACCTTGACGGTGACCGGCAGGGAGAGCCTCGCCGAAGAGATCCGGCGGAGAACGGAGAAGGTCCGGGAGGCCGGACACCGGACGATCGCCATCCTGTGCAAGAATGAGCGGGAGAGCCTCGAGGCTTACGAACGGCTCCGCGACGTCATGGAAGTGAAGCGGATTGGTCAGCACGGGGGTTCCTTTGAGCCCGGCGTGCTGGTGCTTCCCGCCTACTTGGCGAAGGGTGTGGAATTCGATGCCGTGCTGATGTATGACGTATCGCAGGAGCGGTATGGCGGGGAACGGGAGCGCAAGCTCCTCTATACGGCCTGCACGCGGGCGATGCATGAGCTTCACTTGTTCAGCTGCGGGGAGCCGAGCCAGCTGCTGCAGGAGGCCCCTTCCGAGACCTATAGGGTACGAAACCCCCTTGACAACCGCCATCAATAA
- a CDS encoding GNAT family N-acetyltransferase, translating to MNVKVERLLTPVGMSAWKEAFALQQIPRPDEYYELCLAENAAGERITLFACADGRILGAAHLKYRSDYPPFGKQGIPEINDLNVFPEYRRRGIANLLIGELERAAGDRHEVIGIGVGLYADYGAAQRLYSRRGYIPDGRGVMYANRPVVPGSQVSVDDDLVLYLTKRLSPGEGELNGTGRTKRSGHLGGAPHG from the coding sequence ATGAACGTGAAGGTAGAGCGTCTGCTCACTCCCGTAGGGATGAGCGCATGGAAGGAAGCCTTCGCTCTGCAGCAAATCCCGCGCCCCGATGAGTACTATGAGCTCTGCCTTGCCGAAAACGCGGCGGGAGAGCGGATTACGCTGTTCGCCTGTGCGGACGGGCGTATTCTGGGGGCGGCACACTTAAAGTACCGTTCGGATTATCCACCGTTTGGGAAGCAGGGTATTCCCGAAATCAACGATCTGAACGTATTCCCCGAGTACCGGAGACGGGGAATCGCCAATCTCCTGATCGGGGAGCTGGAGAGGGCGGCGGGGGATCGGCACGAGGTGATCGGGATCGGCGTCGGTTTGTACGCGGATTATGGGGCGGCCCAGCGCCTGTACAGCCGCCGGGGCTACATCCCGGACGGCCGCGGGGTGATGTATGCGAACCGGCCTGTGGTACCGGGAAGCCAGGTGAGCGTAGACGACGACCTGGTCCTGTATTTGACCAAGAGGCTTTCACCCGGCGAGGGGGAACTGAACGGAACCGGCCGGACGAAGAGAAGCGGACACTTAGGAGGGGCTCCTCATGGATGA
- a CDS encoding GNAT family N-acetyltransferase, which yields MAYTHRPVEEEDFESIRRFPQNAKELFFMYPRWAYPVSAGEMWEVARSRLLPTVLLDEEQTAAYCNLYPAEGEEGLWIGNVIVSPVHRGRGAGSALLRIMMEKAKHELGADRLSLMCHSINTAALLLYHKLGFTPFDWAEKNRSGGREASAAEVEKVP from the coding sequence ATGGCGTATACGCACAGGCCGGTGGAGGAAGAGGACTTTGAGAGCATCCGCCGGTTTCCGCAGAATGCAAAAGAGCTCTTCTTCATGTATCCCCGGTGGGCGTATCCGGTGAGTGCGGGGGAGATGTGGGAGGTCGCGCGGAGCCGGCTGCTGCCGACGGTACTGCTCGATGAAGAGCAGACTGCCGCTTACTGCAATCTGTACCCTGCCGAGGGGGAAGAGGGACTCTGGATCGGGAATGTAATCGTCTCACCCGTGCACCGGGGCAGGGGGGCCGGATCGGCTCTCCTGCGGATCATGATGGAGAAGGCGAAGCATGAGCTTGGCGCGGACCGGCTGAGTCTGATGTGCCACAGCATCAACACGGCGGCCCTGCTCCTGTACCATAAGCTGGGCTTTACGCCGTTTGACTGGGCGGAGAAAAACCGGTCCGGAGGGCGAGAAGCTTCTGCTGCTGAAGTTGAGAAGGTCCCTTGA
- a CDS encoding nicotinate phosphoribosyltransferase — protein sequence MAYDNLTLHTDKYQINMMYAHWFHGTLNDKAVFEAYFRKLPFGNGYAVFAGLQRIVEYIKELRFDEPMLAYLAEQEENYDPAFLEELRKLRFTGHLWSVPEGELVFPNEPLIRVEARVFEAQLIETALLNFLNYQTLIATKASRIRQVAGDDILLEFGTRRAQEADAAVWGARAAYLAGFDATSNLRAGMRFGIPTKGTHAHAWVQGHESEETAFERFAAALPDQVTLLVDTYDTLRSGIPNAIRTAKKMESQGKRMQGVRLDSGDLTYLSKTARQMLDEAGLSYVKITASNDLDENIIFNLKAQGAAIDSWGVGTQLITSADQPSLGGVYKLVARESGGEYVPVIKISGNPEKVTTPGLKETYRIVNRKSGKAEADYIALKHEDDMLKGEPLNLFDPVHPYLSKTVEDYEAQPLLKEIFRNGEQVYTLPGHEEIREYHRSRLGLFWPEYMRKLNPERYPIDLSPAAWELKMNLIKQHQKQ from the coding sequence ATGGCTTACGACAATTTGACCCTTCATACGGATAAATATCAGATCAACATGATGTACGCCCACTGGTTCCACGGGACACTCAACGACAAGGCTGTCTTCGAGGCTTACTTCCGCAAGCTGCCGTTCGGCAACGGGTATGCGGTGTTCGCCGGTCTGCAGCGGATTGTGGAATATATCAAGGAGCTGCGCTTCGACGAGCCCATGCTCGCTTACCTCGCGGAGCAGGAGGAGAATTACGATCCGGCGTTCCTCGAGGAGCTGCGGAAGCTCCGCTTTACCGGCCATTTGTGGTCTGTCCCCGAAGGGGAGCTGGTGTTCCCGAACGAGCCGCTCATCCGCGTGGAGGCCCGGGTGTTCGAGGCGCAGCTGATCGAGACGGCGCTGCTCAACTTCCTCAACTACCAGACCCTGATCGCAACGAAAGCTTCGCGCATCCGGCAGGTGGCGGGAGACGACATCCTGCTCGAGTTCGGCACGCGCCGTGCCCAGGAGGCGGATGCGGCCGTCTGGGGGGCCAGAGCGGCTTATCTGGCCGGCTTCGACGCCACGTCGAACCTGCGGGCCGGGATGCGCTTCGGCATCCCGACCAAAGGAACGCATGCCCATGCCTGGGTGCAGGGGCACGAGTCCGAGGAGACGGCGTTCGAGCGGTTCGCCGCCGCCCTGCCGGACCAGGTGACGCTGCTCGTCGATACGTACGATACGCTGAGGAGCGGTATCCCCAACGCAATCCGGACGGCGAAGAAGATGGAGAGCCAGGGCAAGCGCATGCAGGGGGTGCGCCTGGACAGCGGGGACCTTACGTACCTGTCGAAGACGGCCCGGCAGATGCTCGACGAAGCGGGGCTGTCTTACGTCAAGATCACGGCTTCGAACGATCTGGACGAGAATATTATTTTCAACCTGAAGGCGCAGGGGGCGGCCATCGATTCGTGGGGGGTGGGCACCCAGCTCATCACCTCGGCGGATCAGCCTTCGCTCGGCGGCGTCTACAAGCTCGTAGCCCGCGAGAGCGGGGGAGAATACGTGCCGGTGATCAAGATCTCGGGCAACCCCGAGAAGGTCACCACACCGGGCCTCAAGGAGACCTACCGGATCGTGAACCGGAAGAGCGGCAAGGCGGAAGCGGATTACATCGCGCTGAAGCATGAGGACGACATGCTCAAAGGGGAGCCGCTGAATCTGTTCGACCCGGTCCATCCTTACCTGTCGAAGACGGTAGAGGACTACGAAGCGCAGCCGCTGCTCAAGGAGATTTTCCGGAACGGGGAGCAGGTGTATACGCTGCCCGGCCATGAGGAGATCCGCGAGTACCACCGTTCGAGGCTCGGTCTGTTCTGGCCCGAGTATATGCGCAAGCTCAATCCCGAGCGCTATCCGATCGACCTCAGCCCGGCGGCATGGGAGCTCAAGATGAATTTGATCAAGCAGCATCAGAAGCAGTAA
- a CDS encoding ABC transporter permease, whose protein sequence is MTLLWRNLWHRKGLSLLTALSVALTVGLLVFLILVKAGIEEGAAKGYGPFELVVGADGSETQLVLNTFYHVDVPTGNIPYEIFEGLAKDPQTAAAYAMTTGDNYNGYPIVGIEPAYFPERYGDRRLAEGRLYAASGEVVLGAHAARELGVHVGGTFKGGHGLVESHGAGEVEHHEVEHHEVEDHVAEDHEAEDHGEEGHEEPAEAGHEAGKEEEEHEAAGHGEPGDAHDSFEYKVVGILPMLNTADDRAVFTTVDYAWKVHGAEAQQHREVTAVLVKPKSIGGAQALKLAYDKLDNVQAVYTSKAVADVVNLVDQGTAMLNVVSVLCVLLAAISILLSLVAAAGERSKDAGLLRLIGKPASFIWFTLLGEGLLITAIGLAAGLAIGHLGSYLGATAMFEFSGIHVNALTVAEGEGLLAAGTLLVGAAASMGPAFRVYRADPLQLFRS, encoded by the coding sequence ATGACGCTCTTGTGGCGCAATCTATGGCACCGGAAGGGACTGTCCCTGCTGACGGCACTGTCCGTGGCCCTGACCGTGGGGCTGCTCGTCTTTCTGATTCTGGTCAAAGCGGGCATCGAGGAAGGGGCGGCTAAGGGCTACGGCCCGTTCGAGCTGGTCGTTGGAGCCGACGGAAGCGAGACCCAGCTCGTGCTGAACACGTTCTATCACGTGGATGTGCCGACCGGCAACATTCCGTATGAGATATTCGAGGGGCTTGCCAAGGACCCGCAGACGGCCGCCGCCTACGCGATGACGACAGGGGACAACTACAACGGCTATCCGATCGTCGGGATCGAACCGGCGTATTTCCCCGAGCGGTACGGGGACCGCAGGCTCGCGGAAGGAAGGCTCTATGCGGCCTCCGGCGAGGTGGTCCTGGGCGCGCATGCGGCCCGTGAGCTTGGCGTTCATGTCGGCGGCACCTTCAAGGGCGGCCATGGCCTGGTGGAATCCCATGGGGCCGGTGAAGTGGAACATCATGAAGTGGAACATCATGAAGTGGAAGATCATGTAGCGGAAGATCATGAGGCGGAAGATCATGGGGAAGAGGGGCATGAGGAACCGGCGGAAGCGGGTCACGAGGCCGGAAAGGAAGAGGAAGAACATGAAGCGGCAGGGCATGGAGAGCCGGGCGATGCCCATGACTCGTTCGAGTACAAGGTGGTCGGCATTCTTCCCATGCTGAACACCGCGGATGACCGGGCCGTATTCACCACCGTCGATTATGCATGGAAGGTTCACGGGGCGGAGGCGCAGCAGCACCGGGAGGTGACCGCGGTGCTCGTCAAGCCGAAGTCGATCGGCGGCGCACAGGCGCTGAAGCTCGCTTACGACAAGCTGGACAACGTGCAGGCTGTCTATACGAGCAAGGCCGTGGCTGATGTCGTCAATCTCGTCGACCAGGGTACGGCCATGCTGAACGTGGTTTCGGTGCTCTGCGTGCTGCTGGCGGCGATCTCGATTCTGCTGTCGCTGGTGGCCGCAGCGGGAGAGCGGAGCAAGGATGCGGGGCTGCTGCGGCTGATCGGCAAGCCGGCTTCGTTCATCTGGTTCACGCTGCTGGGGGAAGGGCTGCTGATCACGGCGATCGGTCTGGCAGCGGGCCTGGCCATCGGGCATCTGGGCAGCTACTTAGGCGCCACGGCGATGTTTGAGTTCTCCGGCATTCACGTCAACGCGCTGACCGTGGCGGAAGGCGAGGGACTGCTCGCTGCAGGCACACTGCTGGTAGGGGCCGCCGCGTCGATGGGGCCGGCCTTCCGGGTATACCGGGCGGACCCGCTGCAGCTGTTCCGGTCTTAA